One window from the genome of Metabacillus flavus encodes:
- the dnaG gene encoding DNA primase: protein MAQRIPEDAVNKIQQSVDITDIIGEYVQLKKQGRNYFGLCPFHGENTPSFSVSPDKQIFHCFGCGAGGNVFSFLMQMEGYEFVEAVRQLSEKEGIALPEEVAQVSPSSHEKQDDDTAAMLKAHDLLKKFYHHLLVNTKEGQDALDYLLQRGFTKESIEQFEIGYALPSWNFVSKFLSSRGFSLPLMEQAGLLVKKNDGNEFLDRFRNRIMFPILDHHGNTIAFSGRVLTDEQPKYLNSPETKLFNKRKVLYNFHKARLHIRKHQQSVLLEGFADVISASKAGVEQSVAAMGTALTEEQAKILKRNSAEVVICYDSDKAGLEATLRSAKTLNQAGAAVKVAMIPDGLDPDDYINRFGAEKFRQDVIGASVSVMAFKMHYYKRGRNLQNEAERLQYIEQILKEFAGMQNPLEQEIYLKQLSQEFSLDMSILKERLSEVLRTSGRPKDNREQKKAAADRPMASRKRKTLLPAFHNAERMLLAHMLKNRDAAQKVLDTIGLEFNIEEHRVIATYLYAYYEEATDEKISSFIQRLPSKELMSAVSDIAMIQISDEPSPLEIQDYIKQILNHPKTRDLQQKEAEKNEAERQRDFVKAARIAMEIVQLKRSFKS from the coding sequence ATGGCTCAGAGAATTCCTGAGGATGCTGTCAATAAAATACAGCAGTCTGTGGACATCACCGATATCATCGGAGAATATGTCCAGTTAAAGAAGCAGGGGCGCAATTATTTTGGCCTTTGTCCATTTCATGGGGAGAATACTCCGTCATTTTCTGTTTCACCGGATAAGCAGATTTTTCATTGCTTTGGCTGCGGGGCAGGAGGAAACGTATTTTCTTTCCTGATGCAAATGGAAGGCTATGAATTTGTGGAGGCTGTAAGGCAGCTTTCCGAAAAAGAAGGAATAGCCCTGCCCGAAGAAGTCGCGCAGGTCTCTCCCTCCAGCCATGAAAAGCAGGATGATGATACAGCGGCAATGCTGAAAGCCCATGACCTCTTGAAGAAATTTTACCACCATTTGCTGGTAAATACAAAAGAGGGCCAGGACGCGTTGGATTACCTTTTGCAAAGAGGATTTACAAAGGAATCAATTGAACAATTCGAAATAGGCTACGCACTGCCTTCCTGGAATTTTGTGTCTAAATTCCTCTCGAGCAGAGGGTTCAGCCTTCCGCTCATGGAACAGGCAGGTCTGCTGGTTAAGAAAAACGATGGAAATGAGTTTCTTGACCGTTTCAGAAACCGGATTATGTTTCCGATTCTAGATCATCACGGAAACACCATTGCCTTTTCTGGCCGGGTTTTGACAGATGAACAGCCAAAATACTTAAACAGCCCTGAAACCAAACTGTTTAATAAGAGAAAAGTGCTTTATAACTTTCATAAAGCAAGGCTACATATTAGGAAGCATCAGCAATCTGTACTTCTCGAAGGCTTTGCAGACGTAATCTCTGCTTCTAAGGCAGGAGTTGAACAGTCTGTAGCTGCAATGGGCACTGCACTGACAGAGGAGCAGGCAAAGATTTTGAAGAGAAACAGTGCTGAGGTTGTAATTTGCTATGATTCGGATAAAGCCGGTCTTGAAGCGACATTGCGTTCGGCAAAAACATTGAACCAGGCCGGAGCAGCCGTCAAGGTTGCAATGATACCGGATGGACTTGACCCCGATGACTACATTAACCGGTTTGGAGCCGAAAAGTTCCGCCAGGATGTAATAGGGGCGAGCGTGTCGGTGATGGCATTTAAAATGCATTATTACAAAAGAGGGAGAAATCTTCAAAACGAAGCGGAAAGACTTCAATACATCGAGCAGATATTAAAAGAATTTGCCGGTATGCAAAATCCGCTGGAACAGGAGATTTATCTAAAGCAGCTTTCTCAGGAATTTTCACTCGATATGAGCATTCTCAAGGAACGGCTGTCTGAAGTGCTTAGGACCTCTGGAAGGCCGAAAGACAATAGGGAGCAAAAAAAAGCTGCTGCGGATAGGCCAATGGCTTCCCGTAAACGCAAGACTCTCTTGCCCGCCTTTCATAATGCAGAGCGGATGCTTCTGGCCCATATGCTCAAGAACAGGGATGCCGCCCAAAAGGTGCTGGATACAATCGGTCTTGAATTTAATATTGAAGAACACCGGGTAATTGCCACTTATTTATATGCCTATTATGAAGAAGCAACTGATGAAAAGATCAGCTCTTTTATCCAAAGGCTTCCCAGCAAAGAGCTTATGTCTGCCGTGTCAGACATTGCCATGATTCAAATTAGTGATGAGCCTTCTCCTCTCGAGATCCAGGACTATATAAAACAGATTCTAAATCATCCGAAAACCCGGGATCTTCAGCAGAAAGAAGCTGAAAAAAATGAAGCGGAAAGGCAGAGGGATTTTGTAAAGGCAGCTAGAATTGCCATGGAAATCGTTCAGCTCAAACGCTCATTTAAGTCTTAA
- a CDS encoding YaiI/YqxD family protein, protein MDADACPVKKEIADLADQYEAETVFVASYNHMTSETLGKKWVYVDTDKESADLYIVNHINPGDIVITQDIGLAGLLLKKNVTVLTPRGKHYTEYNIETALQYRYLSAKGRREGVHSKGPKPFLDADREKFKESLEKFLSNIAGID, encoded by the coding sequence GTGGATGCTGATGCATGTCCAGTGAAGAAAGAAATCGCTGATTTGGCTGATCAATATGAAGCGGAGACTGTTTTTGTCGCTTCATACAATCACATGACGAGCGAAACGCTGGGGAAAAAGTGGGTTTATGTTGATACAGATAAAGAATCGGCAGATCTTTACATTGTAAACCATATTAATCCTGGGGACATTGTGATTACTCAGGATATTGGGCTGGCAGGCTTACTCCTGAAAAAGAACGTTACGGTTTTAACTCCAAGGGGTAAACACTATACAGAGTATAATATAGAAACGGCTTTGCAGTATCGGTACTTGTCTGCGAAGGGAAGAAGAGAGGGCGTCCATTCAAAAGGTCCAAAACCTTTTTTAGATGCCGACCGGGAAAAATTTAAAGAATCTCTGGAAAAGTTCCTGTCGAATATTGCAGGGATTGATTAG
- a CDS encoding pyruvate, water dikinase regulatory protein: MNNRVVYVVSDSVGETAELVVKAAISQFNGTAANTMIKRIPYVEDKTTLEEVVSYAQMDGAIICFTLVVPELRNYLIQLASVRKVPFHDIIGPLIDKMETSYGIQAKYEPGRVRKLDEDYFKKVEAIEFAVKYDDGRDPRGLLKADIILIGVSRTSKTPLSQYLAHKRFKVANVPIVPEVEPPEELFKIPAKKCIGLRISAEKLNNIRRERLKSLGLNDQAIYANINRINEEIQYFDKVVERIGCNVIDVSNKAVEETANIIQTIMNK, translated from the coding sequence ATGAATAACCGAGTCGTTTATGTAGTATCAGATTCAGTAGGGGAGACGGCAGAACTGGTCGTTAAAGCAGCAATCAGCCAGTTCAATGGAACCGCAGCAAATACGATGATCAAGCGAATTCCATACGTGGAAGACAAAACAACTCTTGAAGAAGTCGTGTCATATGCGCAAATGGACGGAGCCATTATCTGCTTTACACTTGTGGTTCCAGAGCTGAGGAACTACCTGATTCAGCTGGCATCTGTCAGAAAAGTGCCGTTTCATGATATTATCGGTCCGCTGATTGATAAAATGGAAACATCTTATGGGATTCAAGCAAAATATGAGCCGGGCAGAGTACGCAAGCTTGATGAAGACTATTTCAAAAAGGTTGAGGCAATTGAATTTGCCGTTAAATATGATGATGGCAGAGATCCAAGAGGTCTGCTGAAAGCCGATATTATTCTTATCGGAGTTTCAAGAACATCCAAAACACCATTATCCCAATATCTTGCACACAAACGTTTTAAAGTAGCCAATGTTCCAATTGTCCCGGAAGTGGAACCGCCGGAAGAGCTTTTCAAGATTCCGGCTAAAAAGTGCATCGGCCTAAGAATTAGTGCAGAAAAGCTTAATAACATCAGACGCGAGCGCCTCAAATCGCTCGGATTAAATGACCAGGCGATCTATGCCAACATCAACCGGATCAATGAAGAAATCCAATACTTTGACAAAGTTGTGGAACGCATTGGCTGCAACGTGATCGACGTTTCAAACAAAGCTGTAGAGGAAACGGCTAATATTATTCAAACCATTATGAATAAATGA
- a CDS encoding CBS domain-containing protein: MSIIELNKRQEIILQIVKENGPITGEHIADQLNLTRATLRPDLAILTMSGYLEARPRVGYFYTGKTGNQLLSDKLKKLQVKDFQSIPVVVSENVSVYDAIVTMFLEDVGTLFVVDRDSLLVGVLSRKDLLRASIGKQELASIPVNIIMTRMPNITVCRNDDFIMDVAKSLIEKQIDALPIIRDTEKGFEVIGRITKTNMTKILMRLADNDII; this comes from the coding sequence GTGAGTATAATCGAACTGAACAAGCGGCAGGAAATAATCCTTCAGATCGTGAAGGAAAATGGGCCTATAACAGGAGAACATATAGCAGATCAATTAAATTTGACCAGAGCTACTTTAAGGCCGGATCTCGCAATTTTAACGATGTCGGGATATTTGGAAGCAAGACCGAGGGTTGGCTATTTTTATACTGGAAAGACGGGCAATCAGCTATTAAGTGACAAGCTTAAAAAACTTCAGGTTAAGGATTTTCAATCCATTCCAGTGGTCGTTAGCGAGAATGTGTCAGTCTATGATGCAATCGTTACGATGTTCCTTGAGGACGTAGGCACTTTATTTGTAGTGGATAGGGATTCCCTGCTCGTGGGCGTGCTCTCCAGAAAAGATTTGCTGCGGGCTAGCATCGGCAAACAAGAATTAGCTTCAATCCCGGTTAATATTATTATGACCAGAATGCCGAACATCACAGTTTGCAGAAATGATGATTTTATTATGGATGTGGCAAAATCGCTGATTGAGAAGCAGATCGATGCGCTTCCGATTATCCGGGATACTGAAAAAGGATTTGAGGTCATTGGGAGAATTACGAAAACCAATATGACCAAGATTCTGATGAGACTTGCAGATAACGATATAATTTAG
- the glyS gene encoding glycine--tRNA ligase subunit beta, producing MNKRDLLIEIRLEELPARFVTDSMNQLGEKVQKWLNDHSVPFGAMKLYSTPRRLAVFVSGLAEKQEDVTEEAKGPAKKIALDGEGNWSKAAMGFCRGQGASVEDIYFKEINGVEYVHVQKHVKGQFTIDLLKNMDKVLSSLTFPKNMKWGSQDMRYARPIKSIIALFGSEVIPFALAGIRTGTETSGHRFLGEASVSITDPASYENELNAQYVVANTAVRKQMIRQQLDEMAKKNHWVIPVDEDLLEEVSNLVEYPTALYGKFEADYLTLPEEVLVTTMKEHQRYFPVKDEKGVLLPYFVTVRNGNDVHLEQVARGNEKVLRARLSDAAFFYNEDHKLQIGVAAEKLEKIVFHEELGSLGDKVRRVTALSDALSNRLELNEEVHEDAKRAAQISKFDLVSHMVYEFPELQGVMGEKYARLLGEKETVAAAINEHYSPRHSEDPIPASEAGAVVAIADKLDTITAFFSIGMLPTGSQDPYALRRQASGIVQILIGYNWKIPLQELFQLSLATLEAAEPEKLIEDLTGFFKMRAKYVMEERNIRYDLIEAILQSSEAEVTSMIKRADVLASESGTESFKETIEAFSRVLNIAGKAKDDTAVDPALFENEHEKALHAKAEKAISGYYMAAASSDFVRAFDELKTMTPEITSYFDHTMIMAEDEKVKMNRLAQMKQLADVIRSFAETNSIIVK from the coding sequence ATGAATAAACGTGACCTGCTGATTGAAATCAGACTAGAAGAGCTTCCGGCAAGGTTTGTTACAGATTCAATGAATCAGCTTGGAGAAAAAGTGCAGAAATGGCTCAATGACCATTCTGTTCCCTTTGGAGCTATGAAACTGTATTCAACACCCCGCCGTCTTGCTGTTTTCGTTTCCGGTTTAGCAGAGAAACAGGAAGATGTAACAGAAGAGGCGAAAGGTCCTGCGAAAAAAATCGCTCTCGATGGAGAAGGCAATTGGAGCAAGGCTGCAATGGGGTTCTGCAGAGGCCAGGGTGCTTCAGTGGAGGATATTTATTTTAAAGAAATCAACGGTGTAGAGTATGTTCATGTTCAAAAGCATGTAAAGGGCCAATTCACAATCGACCTTCTTAAAAACATGGATAAAGTGCTCTCAAGTCTTACATTTCCTAAAAACATGAAATGGGGCAGCCAGGACATGCGCTATGCCCGCCCTATTAAATCCATCATTGCATTATTCGGCTCTGAGGTTATACCGTTTGCGCTGGCGGGCATTCGCACGGGTACTGAAACAAGCGGGCACCGTTTCTTGGGGGAGGCTTCTGTATCCATAACAGATCCAGCCAGCTATGAAAACGAATTGAATGCACAATATGTTGTTGCAAATACGGCTGTACGTAAGCAGATGATCAGACAACAGCTTGATGAAATGGCAAAGAAAAATCACTGGGTTATTCCAGTTGATGAAGATTTACTCGAGGAAGTAAGCAATCTGGTGGAATACCCGACGGCCCTATATGGAAAATTTGAAGCAGATTATTTAACCTTGCCTGAAGAAGTTCTTGTAACGACGATGAAGGAACATCAGCGCTACTTCCCGGTTAAGGATGAAAAAGGTGTCCTTCTTCCTTACTTTGTAACGGTACGAAACGGAAACGATGTACATCTTGAACAAGTTGCCCGCGGAAACGAGAAGGTATTAAGAGCACGTCTTTCCGACGCCGCCTTCTTTTATAATGAGGATCATAAACTGCAAATTGGCGTGGCGGCAGAAAAGCTTGAAAAGATTGTTTTCCACGAAGAGCTCGGTTCATTGGGGGATAAAGTAAGAAGAGTAACCGCCCTGTCAGACGCCTTGTCAAACCGTCTTGAGTTGAATGAAGAAGTCCATGAAGATGCAAAACGTGCCGCTCAAATCAGTAAATTTGACCTCGTTTCCCATATGGTATATGAATTTCCTGAATTACAGGGTGTAATGGGGGAAAAATATGCCCGGCTTTTAGGGGAAAAGGAAACGGTTGCGGCAGCAATCAATGAACACTACAGTCCAAGGCACTCTGAAGATCCGATTCCTGCGTCCGAGGCTGGTGCGGTCGTTGCGATTGCTGACAAACTGGACACAATTACGGCTTTTTTCTCTATTGGAATGCTCCCAACCGGATCACAGGATCCTTACGCACTCAGAAGGCAGGCAAGCGGAATCGTTCAAATTCTTATTGGATATAATTGGAAGATTCCTCTTCAGGAGCTATTCCAGCTTTCCCTGGCTACTCTTGAAGCGGCGGAACCGGAAAAACTAATAGAGGATTTAACAGGATTTTTCAAGATGAGAGCGAAGTATGTTATGGAAGAAAGGAATATTCGCTACGATTTAATTGAAGCAATTCTGCAATCTTCTGAAGCAGAGGTAACATCCATGATTAAACGGGCGGATGTACTGGCTTCCGAGTCCGGTACCGAATCATTCAAAGAAACCATTGAAGCCTTCTCCCGCGTACTTAATATAGCTGGAAAGGCAAAAGATGATACAGCTGTTGATCCGGCATTGTTTGAAAATGAACACGAAAAGGCTCTCCATGCCAAAGCGGAAAAAGCCATTTCCGGTTATTATATGGCTGCAGCATCCTCGGACTTCGTTCGTGCGTTTGATGAGCTGAAAACGATGACGCCGGAAATTACGTCATACTTTGATCACACGATGATTATGGCTGAGGATGAGAAAGTGAAAATGAACCGCCTCGCTCAAATGAAGCAGCTGGCTGATGTCATTCGTTCTTTCGCTGAAACCAACTCTATTATCGTTAAATAA